A window from Kosmotoga arenicorallina S304 encodes these proteins:
- the rplA gene encoding 50S ribosomal protein L1, producing the protein MPKRSKRYLEARKLVDRDRAYLLDEALELLKKFPSTKFDESIELHIKTGIEPSKSDQQVRGTISLPNGTGKDVKVLVFARGEKAEEAKNAGADYVGSDELIQQIQGGWTDFDVAIATPDMMREIGRLGRILGPRGLMPSPKAGTVTNDVDEAVKAFKAGRVEIKNDKTGNLHLPVGKKSFEPNALKENITSALEQISKMKPSAAKGRFIVKVAVATTMSPGIKLDHNKLLD; encoded by the coding sequence ATGCCAAAAAGATCAAAAAGATATCTCGAAGCGAGGAAACTTGTGGATAGAGACAGAGCCTATCTTCTGGATGAAGCTCTGGAGCTTTTGAAAAAATTCCCATCCACGAAATTTGATGAATCCATTGAACTCCACATCAAGACAGGAATAGAGCCTTCAAAGTCCGACCAGCAGGTTAGGGGAACGATAAGCTTACCCAATGGCACTGGTAAAGACGTTAAAGTTCTTGTCTTTGCAAGAGGCGAAAAGGCCGAAGAAGCTAAGAACGCCGGCGCTGATTATGTGGGTTCCGACGAGCTTATACAGCAGATTCAGGGCGGCTGGACAGATTTCGATGTTGCAATCGCTACGCCTGATATGATGAGGGAAATCGGAAGATTGGGAAGAATTCTTGGACCTCGCGGTCTAATGCCATCCCCAAAAGCTGGCACGGTAACCAATGATGTGGACGAGGCAGTAAAGGCTTTCAAAGCGGGAAGGGTTGAGATAAAGAATGACAAAACAGGAAATCTTCATCTTCCCGTAGGCAAAAAATCCTTTGAACCTAATGCGTTAAAAGAAAATATCACATCGGCTCTGGAGCAGATTTCTAAGATGAAACCTTCAGCTGCCAAAGGTAGATTTATAGTCAAAGTAGCAGTTGCTACAACAATGAGCCCTGGAATAAAATTGGATCACAACAAATTGCTTGACTGA
- the rplL gene encoding 50S ribosomal protein L7/L12 codes for MTKEELIQAIKEMTVAELAELVKALEEEFGVSASAPVAVAAVPGAAAGPAAQEEEKTEFDVVLKSFGEKKVGVIKVVRQITGLGLKEAKELVEKAGTPEAVVKEAAPKEEAENIKKQLEEAGAEVELK; via the coding sequence ATGACAAAAGAGGAACTCATTCAGGCTATTAAAGAAATGACCGTTGCTGAACTCGCAGAACTCGTGAAGGCTCTCGAAGAAGAATTTGGTGTTAGTGCTTCTGCTCCTGTGGCTGTTGCTGCTGTTCCGGGTGCCGCTGCCGGACCTGCCGCTCAGGAAGAAGAGAAGACTGAATTTGACGTTGTCCTTAAATCCTTTGGTGAAAAGAAAGTCGGAGTTATTAAGGTTGTAAGACAGATAACAGGTCTCGGCCTCAAAGAAGCCAAGGAACTTGTTGAAAAAGCGGGTACACCTGAAGCGGTAGTCAAAGAAGCCGCTCCGAAGGAAGAAGCCGAAAACATTAAGAAACAGCTTGAAGAAGCCGGCGCTGAAGTTGAGTTGAAGTAA
- a CDS encoding ribonuclease HII: MRYTEYTDNLMRFDDEFRKKHGIIAGIDEAGRGPLAGPVVAAAVILQREIPGLYDSKSLSKKEREFLFSEILNSSIVGIGFASEEEIDLFNILKATRLAMTRAVSRLSLHPDYVLIDGRSLSVNIRGTCIVSGDKKSASIAAASIIAKVTRDRIMEKLDELFPYYGFNSHKGYGTQAHLEALRKNGPSLWHRLTFKPVKELLTREKVSVWLKKGLVSEKRLFRTGIL, encoded by the coding sequence GTGAGATATACCGAGTATACAGACAACCTTATGCGTTTTGACGACGAATTCCGAAAAAAGCATGGTATTATTGCAGGAATAGATGAAGCCGGGCGTGGTCCGCTTGCAGGACCTGTCGTGGCGGCTGCTGTGATCTTGCAAAGAGAAATCCCCGGCTTGTATGATTCAAAATCTCTTTCAAAAAAAGAGCGGGAATTTTTATTTTCGGAGATCTTAAATAGTTCAATAGTTGGGATTGGATTTGCTTCCGAGGAAGAGATTGACTTATTCAATATCTTGAAAGCCACGCGCCTTGCTATGACAAGAGCTGTGAGCAGATTAAGCCTTCATCCAGATTATGTGCTCATTGACGGTAGGAGTTTAAGCGTCAATATTAGGGGAACATGCATAGTATCTGGAGATAAAAAGAGTGCCTCCATTGCTGCCGCCTCAATCATTGCAAAGGTTACAAGAGACCGTATTATGGAAAAACTTGATGAGTTATTCCCCTATTACGGATTTAACTCTCATAAAGGTTATGGGACACAAGCGCATCTGGAAGCACTTAGAAAAAATGGACCTTCTTTGTGGCATCGATTGACTTTCAAGCCTGTAAAAGAATTATTGACCCGCGAAAAGGTTTCTGTGTGGTTAAAAAAAGGACTCGTATCGGAAAAAAGGCTTTTCAGGACAGGTATATTGTGA
- the rplJ gene encoding 50S ribosomal protein L10 — protein MFTRAQKEKFVQELADKLAKSSLILFTDYKGLSVAQISELRGKLFERYEAKAKYQIVKNTLLRLALRKAGYNEEEWADDIHETTAVLMVNEDDPVEAVKIIYDFTKASKNKLPALRGFYLEGKYFDQSKVDDIAQLPSKEQLIAMVVGGIAAPISGLAYALNGVLTKFLYALNAIKDKKSE, from the coding sequence ATGTTCACAAGAGCGCAAAAAGAAAAGTTTGTCCAGGAACTTGCCGATAAGCTCGCTAAATCATCGTTGATACTTTTTACTGACTACAAAGGCTTAAGCGTTGCTCAGATATCTGAACTCCGTGGCAAACTCTTTGAGAGATACGAGGCAAAGGCAAAATATCAGATAGTCAAAAATACCCTTTTACGCCTTGCATTGCGAAAGGCCGGGTATAACGAAGAAGAGTGGGCTGATGACATCCATGAAACAACTGCTGTACTTATGGTGAATGAAGATGACCCTGTTGAAGCCGTAAAGATAATTTACGACTTCACAAAGGCCAGCAAGAACAAACTTCCCGCTCTCAGAGGATTTTACCTTGAAGGGAAGTACTTTGATCAGAGCAAAGTCGATGATATTGCTCAGCTTCCTTCAAAGGAACAGCTCATCGCTATGGTTGTTGGCGGTATCGCAGCACCTATCAGTGGACTTGCTTATGCGCTTAACGGCGTGCTAACGAAATTCCTTTATGCCCTTAACGCAATTAAAGACAAAAAATCAGAATAA
- a CDS encoding DNA-directed RNA polymerase subunit beta' translates to MAVSSFRRKISTVQIKVASPETIRRWSSGEVKKPETINYRTFKPERDGLFCERIFGPTKDYECACGKYKGKKYEGTVCERCGVRVESKEARRRRMGHIELAAPVVHVWYLKSAPSILASLLNIQSKDLENIIYYGSKRVIEKLYVITDPKSTDFFAGMTLYQTEYDIYTKKLDFEVEQGFKVKNPKGPVISDLDGKVRIENVTSSTERELNWIIIEGENGIQKKYPVFEGALIYVQDGEEVRKGDTIADRFLFEDEVLALSEYEIFNEYYPGKFEVETDTENDRPIVIVTEIDEEVAKETGHQIGDIIIENEYEAYKELYPGKLQCDYGAAAIKKLLKNLDLEELKIQIEHELKTIPKSSARALKLLRRLKFIKDFLKSGNKPEWIIMEAVPVIPPDLRPMIQIEGGRFATTDLNDLYRRVINRNNRLAKLLSIGAPDIIIRNEKRMLQEAVDSLIYNGRVGKAVTDRSGRPLKSLTDLVKGKKGRFRRNLLGKRVDYSGRAVIVVGPELKIHECGIPKRMAMELFKPFVLGKLLGTESSKTARKYKKMIIEKEMPEAWEVLEDVIKGHPVLLNRAPTLHRISIQAFIPKLVEGNAIKLHPLVCAPFNADFDGDQMAVHVPLSAAAKAEAKFLMLSRYNVISPAHGKPVSMPGKDIIVGVYYLTTVDHEYEAFEKELMSYYEELKKSKLSNVEIRRRVREKALEKISWKFGSVTEALIAYDAGKLKLHEPILVQLDESSGDLTPTTVGRIIFNSIVPEELRDYTIKFNKKQIKKLIYDCFQKHGIDRTADLLDDMMRLGFHYATVSGLTISIRDIVTSPKKDDVIKRAEEKVAQIEDLFHKGFLNPENRSIEIIKIWEKATEELMNETVTEFRKYPFNPVFMMVDSGARGNVDQLKQLAGMRGLMADPSGKTIEVPIISNFRDGLTELEFFTSTHGARKGSADTALRTSFAGYLTRRLVDVAQSVTITTPDCGTEKGLEAIELMLDDVTIEKLDDFLFGRVLAQDITDPQSGKVLKHPVSGKEYTRNTMIRDDDSKFLASFKTTITIMREEKLKLSKLSQLSHYTELAYDVEMEGEVLRAGTELNADVLHKLKNAGIKEVDVHSFPVVGKIYVGPSLRNKDNVELVRYQEKVNVITAKNLYEAGYMELEVRPAIIVRSVLTCESEQGVCAACYGMDLSNHDIVNVGEAVGIVAAQSIGEPGTQLTMRTFHTGGIATGADITRGLPRAEELFEARKKLKDPEAIFSEVEGFVKDIAIDEKGRRKVFVETEDGKIKEYDLSSVIKPKISVGDKVLKGESLTTGTIRPRKLMEKLGVIPTAFYLLREIKQVYAEQGVEIHDKHFELIIRQMLSMVEVTDPGDTDYLPGDLLSIQSVREINRKIYESNKKVDENKAYTLGKRLARRILVEDEEGQLVKLASENDVVTEELLQKLVESGVTDIRIYDVEEEEYQKLIEEVNPDIVIPEKEVQIRMKEPLKFKRRLLRITKASLESEGWLSAASFQQTPQVLTESSVEGKVDKLLGLKENVIVGQLIPAGTGLDMYANIQVEETPISEFGEETEEHPA, encoded by the coding sequence ATGGCTGTAAGTTCATTTAGGAGGAAGATCAGTACCGTTCAAATCAAGGTCGCCTCACCGGAAACAATCAGAAGATGGTCCAGCGGTGAAGTAAAAAAGCCAGAAACTATAAACTACAGAACTTTCAAGCCTGAAAGAGATGGGCTGTTCTGCGAAAGGATTTTTGGACCAACGAAGGACTATGAATGTGCTTGTGGCAAGTACAAAGGTAAGAAATACGAGGGCACGGTCTGTGAACGCTGTGGCGTAAGAGTCGAGTCAAAGGAAGCAAGGCGCCGCAGGATGGGCCATATAGAATTGGCTGCGCCTGTGGTTCATGTTTGGTATTTGAAAAGTGCACCAAGCATTCTGGCTTCGTTGTTGAACATACAGAGCAAAGACCTTGAAAATATTATCTATTACGGTTCAAAGAGGGTCATTGAGAAATTGTATGTAATTACAGACCCAAAATCCACTGATTTCTTTGCCGGGATGACTTTATACCAGACCGAATATGACATTTATACCAAAAAACTCGATTTTGAAGTGGAACAAGGCTTCAAAGTAAAGAACCCTAAGGGTCCAGTGATATCGGACCTTGATGGGAAAGTCAGAATTGAAAACGTCACTAGCAGCACCGAAAGAGAACTGAACTGGATTATCATCGAAGGTGAAAATGGAATTCAGAAAAAATACCCGGTTTTTGAAGGTGCTCTCATATACGTGCAGGATGGAGAAGAAGTGCGAAAAGGTGACACGATCGCTGACCGCTTCCTCTTTGAAGATGAAGTCCTCGCTCTTTCAGAGTACGAGATTTTCAACGAGTACTATCCCGGTAAATTTGAAGTAGAAACAGACACGGAAAACGACAGACCCATAGTCATTGTTACTGAAATAGACGAAGAAGTCGCAAAAGAAACAGGACACCAGATTGGCGATATTATAATTGAAAACGAGTACGAAGCTTACAAAGAACTCTATCCCGGTAAACTGCAGTGCGATTACGGTGCTGCAGCAATAAAAAAATTGCTGAAAAACCTGGACCTTGAAGAGCTCAAAATCCAGATCGAGCATGAATTGAAGACCATACCCAAGAGCAGCGCCCGTGCGCTTAAATTGCTGAGAAGATTGAAGTTCATAAAAGATTTCCTGAAATCCGGAAACAAGCCAGAGTGGATTATAATGGAAGCTGTTCCTGTTATACCACCTGACCTCAGACCCATGATTCAAATCGAAGGTGGTCGTTTTGCGACTACTGATTTGAACGATTTGTATCGAAGGGTGATCAACAGGAACAACAGGCTGGCAAAGCTCTTATCCATAGGTGCGCCGGATATCATAATAAGAAACGAGAAGCGCATGCTTCAGGAAGCAGTAGATTCACTCATATACAACGGGCGTGTCGGTAAAGCCGTTACAGATAGGTCTGGAAGGCCCCTGAAATCCCTGACGGACCTTGTGAAAGGTAAGAAAGGGCGTTTCAGGAGAAATCTTCTTGGAAAACGTGTGGATTACTCAGGACGCGCCGTTATCGTTGTGGGACCTGAACTGAAAATCCACGAATGCGGTATTCCCAAGAGAATGGCCATGGAGCTTTTCAAACCCTTTGTGCTTGGAAAACTCCTTGGGACGGAATCCAGCAAAACCGCCCGTAAATACAAGAAAATGATCATCGAAAAGGAAATGCCGGAAGCCTGGGAAGTTCTCGAAGACGTGATCAAAGGACACCCGGTATTATTAAACAGAGCGCCTACACTGCACAGAATTTCCATACAGGCGTTTATCCCGAAGCTGGTAGAAGGGAACGCAATAAAGCTCCATCCATTGGTATGTGCACCCTTTAATGCTGACTTTGACGGAGACCAGATGGCAGTACATGTGCCTTTGTCAGCTGCGGCAAAAGCAGAGGCGAAATTCCTTATGCTCAGCAGATACAATGTCATATCTCCAGCACACGGAAAACCAGTCTCCATGCCAGGTAAAGATATAATTGTTGGGGTTTACTATTTAACAACTGTAGATCATGAATACGAGGCCTTTGAAAAAGAGCTTATGAGTTACTACGAAGAACTCAAGAAGTCAAAGCTCAGTAATGTGGAGATAAGGCGAAGAGTAAGAGAAAAAGCGCTGGAGAAGATAAGCTGGAAATTTGGTTCAGTTACTGAAGCTCTCATAGCATATGATGCTGGCAAGCTCAAGCTTCATGAACCTATTCTTGTCCAGCTTGATGAAAGCAGCGGAGACCTTACTCCGACTACAGTTGGAAGAATAATATTCAACTCCATTGTCCCCGAAGAACTGAGAGACTATACAATAAAATTCAACAAGAAGCAGATAAAGAAACTCATCTACGACTGTTTCCAGAAGCACGGAATAGACAGAACCGCTGACCTCCTGGACGACATGATGAGGCTTGGTTTCCATTATGCCACAGTCAGCGGCCTTACGATTTCAATAAGGGATATAGTCACTTCACCAAAAAAGGACGATGTGATAAAGCGCGCCGAAGAAAAAGTTGCGCAGATCGAGGACCTATTCCACAAAGGCTTCCTGAATCCGGAAAACAGATCCATAGAAATCATAAAGATATGGGAAAAAGCGACAGAAGAGCTCATGAACGAAACGGTGACGGAATTCAGAAAATACCCCTTCAACCCTGTCTTTATGATGGTGGACTCCGGTGCCAGGGGTAACGTTGACCAGCTGAAACAGCTCGCCGGTATGAGAGGTCTCATGGCTGATCCTTCCGGTAAAACGATTGAGGTCCCGATTATATCCAACTTCAGGGATGGATTGACAGAACTTGAATTCTTTACTTCGACTCACGGAGCCAGAAAAGGGTCCGCTGATACAGCCTTGAGAACATCCTTTGCCGGTTATCTCACAAGAAGGCTCGTTGATGTGGCGCAGTCCGTGACTATAACCACGCCGGATTGTGGAACTGAGAAGGGTCTGGAAGCCATAGAGCTTATGCTAGACGACGTAACCATTGAAAAGCTTGACGATTTTCTCTTCGGCAGGGTTCTGGCTCAGGACATAACCGACCCTCAGTCAGGTAAAGTGTTGAAGCATCCTGTTTCGGGAAAAGAATACACTCGAAACACCATGATAAGAGATGACGACTCAAAATTCTTAGCAAGCTTCAAGACCACCATTACCATTATGCGCGAAGAGAAATTGAAGCTATCAAAGCTATCACAGCTATCTCACTATACAGAGCTCGCTTATGATGTCGAGATGGAAGGCGAAGTGCTACGTGCGGGAACGGAACTCAATGCCGATGTGCTCCATAAGCTCAAAAATGCCGGTATAAAAGAAGTGGATGTGCATTCCTTCCCGGTCGTAGGAAAAATCTATGTTGGACCAAGCTTGAGAAATAAGGATAATGTAGAGCTCGTGAGATACCAGGAAAAGGTAAATGTGATCACCGCAAAGAACCTGTATGAAGCTGGATACATGGAACTCGAAGTCAGGCCAGCAATTATCGTCCGCTCTGTTCTCACCTGTGAATCGGAGCAGGGTGTGTGTGCAGCCTGTTACGGCATGGACCTTTCCAATCACGATATCGTGAATGTAGGGGAAGCAGTTGGAATCGTCGCAGCGCAATCCATTGGTGAACCGGGTACCCAGCTTACAATGAGAACATTCCATACCGGTGGTATTGCAACAGGAGCTGATATCACAAGGGGTCTTCCAAGAGCTGAAGAACTCTTTGAAGCACGAAAGAAACTCAAGGACCCGGAAGCCATTTTCAGTGAGGTTGAAGGATTTGTCAAAGACATAGCAATAGATGAAAAGGGCAGGAGGAAGGTCTTTGTGGAAACAGAAGACGGAAAGATAAAAGAATACGACCTTTCAAGCGTAATAAAGCCCAAAATCAGCGTCGGAGACAAAGTACTCAAAGGCGAATCGCTCACCACGGGTACAATAAGGCCAAGAAAGCTCATGGAAAAACTCGGTGTTATCCCGACAGCCTTTTATCTGCTGCGTGAAATCAAGCAGGTTTATGCTGAACAGGGTGTCGAAATTCACGACAAGCACTTTGAACTCATAATCAGGCAGATGCTTTCCATGGTTGAGGTAACAGATCCCGGTGATACTGATTACCTGCCTGGCGATCTTTTGAGTATCCAGAGCGTGAGGGAAATAAACAGAAAAATTTACGAATCGAACAAAAAAGTAGACGAAAACAAAGCGTACACTCTTGGAAAAAGGCTTGCGAGGAGAATTTTGGTAGAAGACGAAGAAGGACAGCTCGTAAAGCTGGCTTCCGAGAACGACGTGGTGACTGAAGAACTTCTGCAAAAGCTCGTAGAAAGCGGAGTAACGGATATAAGAATCTACGATGTGGAAGAGGAAGAATACCAAAAGCTCATAGAAGAAGTAAATCCGGATATAGTAATACCTGAAAAAGAAGTTCAAATAAGGATGAAAGAACCTCTGAAATTCAAGAGGAGGCTTCTCAGGATCACAAAGGCTTCTCTTGAAAGCGAAGGCTGGCTATCCGCAGCTTCCTTCCAGCAGACGCCTCAGGTGTTGACCGAGTCTTCCGTGGAAGGCAAGGTGGACAAGCTCCTTGGGCTCAAGGAGAATGTTATCGTAGGCCAGCTGATTCCAGCAGGTACCGGTCTCGATATGTACGCCAACATCCAGGTAGAAGAAACTCCCATCTCTGAGTTTGGCGAAGAAACCGAGGAACATCCCGCGTGA
- the rplK gene encoding 50S ribosomal protein L11 — protein sequence MAKKILAQIKLQLEAGKATPAPPVGPALGQHGVNIMGFCKQFNAATADKPGMVFPVVITVYGDRSFSFILKTPPASFLIKKAAGIQKGSGVPNKVKVGKITRAQVEEIAKLKMPDLNALTLEAAMKIIEGTARNMGVEVVD from the coding sequence ATGGCAAAAAAGATACTTGCTCAAATTAAGTTGCAGCTTGAAGCGGGCAAAGCAACACCTGCTCCACCGGTAGGACCAGCACTTGGTCAGCACGGAGTGAACATCATGGGTTTCTGTAAACAGTTCAATGCTGCTACCGCTGATAAACCAGGTATGGTTTTTCCAGTTGTCATAACTGTTTACGGAGACAGATCCTTTTCCTTCATTCTCAAAACCCCACCTGCGAGTTTTCTCATCAAGAAGGCAGCAGGTATCCAGAAAGGCTCTGGAGTACCAAACAAAGTGAAAGTTGGGAAAATCACCAGAGCACAAGTCGAAGAAATAGCTAAACTCAAGATGCCTGATCTCAATGCCCTTACCCTCGAAGCCGCTATGAAGATTATTGAGGGAACAGCAAGAAATATGGGCGTTGAGGTTGTCGACTGA
- the rpoB gene encoding DNA-directed RNA polymerase subunit beta, with the protein MRKASFAKRERWVFGKVIEPLEIPNLIEIQTRSFQWFIDEGLLSVLKKYSPIKSQIQRGDLRKGEKGFTLDFVSSRVGKPKHSVQECKDKGLTYSVPLYVTVRIADLASGEIKEEEAFFGYLPYMTDNASFVINGAERVIVNQLVRSPGVYFVDEPTKSSGGGLPIFVAHFLPVKGAWLEILLNPNKNILQVRIDRRRKMNLFLLFKAMGYVDDLEILKLFVHEVDANDDVALYEHVGSRLLEEVSYKGSVIAEKGAVLTEALVKEILESEVKKVKLPMPVAMKTLEALNKTYGEGLSQDEAYLAIFRKLRPGEIPRINAAKNYLHGLYFEPERFDFSDVGRYKLNQRLKRIYRDYLIEVEGREDVPEDLEYNEESLAIVPMDIVLAARHLTEVQLHPEMLDTKDHLGNKRVRTVGELMQTEFEKAFMKIHKLLEERLTLYNSLEKLTVQSLVNVRTLMTTLHQFFATSQLSQFMDQVNPLAELTHKRRLSAIGPGGLKREHARFEVRDVHHSHYGRMCPIETPEGANIGLMTSLSTYATLDKYGFLLTPYRKVKKGKLTDEIIFLGADEEENYKIAQSTIEVDDENHIKEETVEVRHAGEVKFVKRDEVDLISISPKQIVSVSTSLIPFLEHDDANRALMGSNMQRQAVPVIKPEAPIVGTGVEAVAARDSGYVVLAKHKGIVKKIDAKKIVIMRLTDDGEPIMGSDGNPVYDEYLLHKFIRTNQDTTINQRPIVSEGEIVEKDTPIADGPSTDMGELALGKNALVAFMPWEGYNFEDAILVNQELLEEETFTTLHIEMYETVARDTQLGPEEITADIPNVSKELLRNLDENGIVRVGAYVSSGDILVGKVTPKGESDTTPEEKIIRSVFGDRGRDVKDTSLKVPHGVEGRVIDVKVFEKEDISELGSGINKLVKVYVACRKPLDVGDKLAGRHGNKGVVSNIIPKEDMPFLPDGTPIQIVLSPLGVPSRMNVGQVLETHLGWLGKLTNRYFATPIFDGAKENEIMDALYKVRKEKNLDAGDSEKEKNGKVILRDGRTGEPFDFPIVVGVMYMLKLVHIAKDKIHARSTGPYSLIHQQPLGGKAHFGGQRFGEMEVWALEAHGAAHTLNEMLTIKSDDIKGRNEVYKAILKGNVIPEPGLPESFKVLIKELQGLAMDVRAYDQDGNEVDVDKL; encoded by the coding sequence ATGAGAAAGGCAAGTTTCGCAAAGCGTGAGCGCTGGGTCTTTGGGAAAGTTATCGAGCCCCTTGAGATTCCAAACCTGATTGAAATTCAAACGCGATCTTTCCAATGGTTTATCGATGAAGGACTTCTTTCAGTTCTAAAAAAATATTCCCCTATCAAATCTCAAATTCAACGTGGCGATCTTCGAAAAGGTGAAAAGGGATTTACACTTGATTTTGTGTCTTCAAGAGTTGGAAAACCAAAACATAGCGTCCAGGAATGCAAGGATAAGGGACTCACGTATTCTGTCCCCCTGTATGTTACAGTCAGAATAGCTGACCTTGCCAGTGGAGAAATCAAAGAAGAGGAAGCATTTTTTGGTTATCTTCCTTATATGACTGACAATGCCTCCTTCGTTATCAACGGGGCAGAGAGAGTTATTGTAAATCAACTTGTAAGGTCACCCGGGGTTTACTTCGTCGATGAACCGACAAAATCCTCCGGAGGCGGCCTTCCAATTTTTGTGGCACATTTTTTGCCTGTAAAAGGTGCCTGGCTGGAAATATTGCTGAACCCGAACAAAAACATTCTTCAGGTTCGAATTGACAGAAGAAGGAAAATGAACCTCTTCCTGCTCTTTAAAGCAATGGGATATGTTGATGATCTTGAAATCCTGAAGCTTTTCGTCCATGAAGTTGATGCGAACGACGACGTGGCATTATATGAACACGTAGGCAGTAGATTGCTTGAAGAAGTTTCTTACAAGGGAAGCGTTATAGCTGAGAAAGGCGCAGTGTTGACAGAAGCCCTGGTTAAAGAAATTCTTGAATCGGAAGTCAAAAAAGTGAAGCTTCCCATGCCCGTTGCAATGAAAACCCTCGAAGCTCTTAACAAGACCTATGGTGAAGGGCTCAGCCAGGACGAGGCATACCTTGCAATATTCAGAAAACTCCGACCCGGTGAAATTCCCAGGATAAACGCCGCAAAAAATTACCTGCACGGGCTGTATTTCGAACCCGAAAGATTCGATTTCTCAGATGTGGGGCGCTATAAACTAAATCAAAGGCTGAAGAGGATTTACAGAGACTACCTTATAGAAGTAGAAGGACGGGAAGACGTTCCTGAAGACCTCGAATACAACGAAGAATCACTTGCGATTGTCCCGATGGATATCGTCCTTGCTGCTAGGCATTTGACGGAAGTCCAGCTGCATCCGGAAATGCTAGACACAAAAGACCATCTTGGAAATAAGAGAGTTAGAACCGTTGGCGAACTCATGCAAACAGAGTTTGAAAAGGCGTTCATGAAAATACATAAGCTGCTTGAAGAAAGGCTTACCTTATACAACTCACTTGAAAAGCTCACTGTACAGAGCCTTGTAAACGTGCGAACGCTAATGACAACGCTCCACCAGTTTTTTGCTACAAGCCAATTGTCACAGTTTATGGATCAAGTTAATCCATTAGCTGAGTTAACTCATAAGAGAAGATTATCGGCAATTGGACCTGGTGGGCTCAAAAGGGAACACGCGAGATTTGAAGTCAGGGACGTCCACCATTCACATTATGGAAGAATGTGTCCCATTGAAACACCAGAAGGTGCAAACATTGGGCTGATGACTTCACTTTCTACATACGCCACTCTCGATAAATACGGCTTCCTGCTTACTCCGTACAGGAAAGTGAAGAAGGGAAAGCTTACTGATGAGATAATTTTCCTCGGTGCGGATGAAGAAGAGAATTATAAAATTGCGCAATCCACAATTGAAGTTGATGATGAAAATCACATCAAAGAAGAGACGGTGGAAGTAAGGCATGCCGGGGAAGTGAAATTTGTCAAGAGAGATGAAGTGGACCTCATTTCTATCTCACCAAAACAGATAGTCAGTGTTTCTACTTCTCTCATTCCCTTTTTGGAACACGATGACGCTAACAGAGCTTTGATGGGGTCAAACATGCAGAGACAGGCCGTTCCAGTTATAAAACCTGAGGCCCCCATTGTCGGCACGGGTGTTGAAGCTGTCGCTGCCAGGGATTCTGGATATGTGGTTCTGGCAAAGCATAAAGGTATTGTGAAAAAAATAGATGCAAAAAAGATTGTGATTATGCGCCTTACCGATGACGGGGAACCGATTATGGGTTCTGATGGAAATCCGGTATATGACGAGTATTTACTCCATAAATTCATCAGAACTAACCAGGATACAACTATAAATCAGAGGCCCATAGTCTCTGAGGGCGAAATCGTTGAAAAAGATACCCCCATAGCTGATGGTCCTTCAACAGACATGGGAGAACTTGCATTGGGTAAGAATGCGCTTGTCGCCTTCATGCCATGGGAAGGCTACAACTTCGAAGACGCCATACTGGTGAATCAGGAATTACTCGAAGAAGAAACCTTCACAACTTTACACATCGAAATGTACGAAACCGTTGCGCGCGATACGCAGCTGGGTCCGGAAGAAATCACCGCGGATATTCCAAATGTTTCAAAAGAATTGCTCAGAAATCTCGATGAAAATGGAATTGTAAGAGTCGGAGCTTACGTAAGTTCTGGTGATATTCTGGTTGGAAAAGTCACTCCAAAAGGCGAATCCGATACAACTCCTGAGGAAAAGATTATCAGATCCGTTTTTGGAGACAGAGGTAGAGATGTCAAGGACACATCGCTAAAAGTTCCGCACGGCGTGGAAGGCAGAGTCATTGACGTCAAGGTCTTCGAAAAGGAGGATATCTCAGAGCTTGGTTCTGGAATAAACAAACTCGTCAAAGTATACGTGGCTTGCAGGAAACCATTAGATGTAGGTGATAAGCTCGCCGGACGTCACGGAAACAAAGGTGTTGTTTCAAACATCATTCCCAAAGAAGACATGCCTTTCCTGCCTGACGGCACACCCATTCAGATTGTGCTCTCTCCTCTGGGTGTCCCTTCACGTATGAATGTGGGACAGGTTCTGGAAACACACCTTGGCTGGCTGGGTAAGCTTACCAACAGATATTTTGCTACCCCAATCTTTGACGGAGCGAAAGAGAACGAAATAATGGATGCTCTTTACAAAGTCCGAAAAGAAAAGAACCTCGATGCCGGTGATTCCGAGAAAGAAAAGAACGGCAAAGTCATTCTAAGGGACGGAAGAACCGGTGAGCCTTTTGATTTCCCCATTGTTGTAGGGGTAATGTACATGCTGAAGCTTGTTCATATAGCGAAGGACAAAATTCATGCCCGTTCAACAGGGCCATACTCACTGATTCACCAACAGCCTCTCGGTGGAAAAGCGCATTTTGGTGGCCAGAGGTTTGGGGAAATGGAAGTATGGGCTCTGGAAGCGCATGGAGCTGCCCATACGCTAAATGAAATGCTAACTATAAAGTCGGATGATATCAAGGGCAGGAACGAAGTATATAAAGCCATTTTGAAAGGAAATGTAATCCCGGAACCTGGATTACCGGAGAGTTTCAAAGTGCTCATAAAAGAACTCCAGGGTCTTGCAATGGATGTGCGAGCCTATGATCAGGATGGTAATGAGGTTGACGTGGACAAATTATGA